Proteins from a single region of Manis javanica isolate MJ-LG chromosome 5, MJ_LKY, whole genome shotgun sequence:
- the GMEB2 gene encoding glucocorticoid modulatory element-binding protein 2 isoform X3, whose amino-acid sequence MAEEEENMEAEIVYPITCGDSRANLIWRKFVCPGINVKCVQYDEHVISPKEFVHLAGKSTLKDWKRAIRMNGIMLRKIMDSGELDFYQHDKVCSNTCRSTKIDLSGARVSLSSPTPAEYIPLTPATADVNGSPATITIETCEDPGDWTTAIGDDTFAFWRGLKDAGLLDEVIQGCHQGLADTMAGLQRRAQDPPLQLRDAVLLNNIVQNFGMLDLVKKVLASHKCQMDRSREQYARDLAGPLPCPALTLSLPAALEQQCDEHRRRAKELKHKSQHLSNVLMTLTPVSLPPPTKRPRLARATSGPAAIASQVLTQSAQITLGPGVPQLTGVPLGKVVSALPSPVLGKGSPQAAPTNSPASPLLGGYTVLASPGTAFPSTVEIHPDTPSLAVLSTAAVQDGSAVVKVVSPLQLLTLPSLGPALQNVAQVAPGGSTILTVPTGAVESTMAASGPEDHTATIEVATVAEGHEHK is encoded by the exons ATGGCGGAAGAGGAGGAGAACATGGAGGCTGAAATCGTGTACCCCATTACCTGCGGGGACAGCAGGGCCAACTTGATCTGGAGGAAGTTCGTGTGCCCTGGCATCAATGTGAAGTGTGTTCAG TATGATGAGCATGTGATCAGCCCGAAGGAGTTCGTGCACCTGGCTGGCAAGTCTACCCTGAAGGACTGGAAGAGGGCCATCCGCATGAACGGCATCATGCTCAG GAAGATCATGGACTCCGGAGAGCTGGACTTCTACCAGCATGACAAGGTTTGCTCCAACACCTGCCGCAGCACCAAGATCGACCTCTCTGGAGCCCGTGTGTCCCTGAGCAGCCCCACGCCGGCCGAGTACATCCCACTCACGCCCGCCACAGCCGACG TGAATGGGTCGCCTGCTACCATCACCATAGAAACCTGCGAGGACCCTGGAGACTGGACCACGGCTATCGGAG ATGACACGTTTGCCTTCTGGAGAGGCCTCAAGGATGCCGGCCTGCTGGACGAGGTCATACAGGGGTGCCACCAGGGGCTGGCGGACACCATGGCAGGCCTGCAGCGGCGGGCCCAGGACCCCCCACTGCAGCTCCGAG ACGCCGTGCTCCTCAATAACATCGTGCAGAATTTTGGCATGCTGGATCTGGTGAAGAAGGTGCTGGCCAGCCACAAGTGCCAGATGGACCGCTCCCGTGAGCAATATGCCCGTGACCTGGCAG gtcccctgccctgccctgcgcTGACGCTGtccctgcctgcagccctggagcAGCAGTGCGACGAGCATCGCCGGCGGGCCAAGGAGCTGAAGCACAAGTCCCAGCACCTCAGCAATGTGCTCATGACGCTGACCCCCGTTTCCCTGCCGCCCCCCACCAAGCGGCCCCGGCTCGCCAGGGCCACCTCCGGGCCAGCCGCCATCGCCTCACAGGTGCTCACGCAGTCTGCCCAGATCACCCTCGGCCCTGGCGTGCCCCAGCTGACCGGCGTGCCCCTCGGCAAAGTGGTGTCTGCGCTGCCCTCCCCCGTGCTGGGCAAGGGCTCGCCCCAGGCTGCGCCCACCAACTCCCCAGCCTCGCCACTGCTCGGGGGCTACACAGTGCTGGCCTCGCCGGGCACTGCTTTCCCTAGCACGGTGGAGATCCACCCGGACACACCCAGCCTCGCAGTCCTTAGCACAGCTGCTGTGCAGGATGGCAGTGCCGTGGTCAAGGTGGTGAGCCCACTGCAGCTGCTCACActgcccagcctgggccctgccctgcaGAATGTGGCCCAGGTGGCACCTGGGGGCAGCACCATTCTCACAGTGCCCACGGGGGCTGTTGAGAGCACCATGGCAGCCTCAGGGCCCGAGGACCACACAGCCACCATTGAGGTGGCCACAGTGGCGGAAGGCCATGAGCACAAGTAG
- the GMEB2 gene encoding glucocorticoid modulatory element-binding protein 2 isoform X1 translates to MATPEVSVHMEEVVVVTTPDTAVDGSGVEEVKTVLVTTDLAHGGDLTEDNMETENAAAAAAAAFTATSQLKEAVLVKMAEEEENMEAEIVYPITCGDSRANLIWRKFVCPGINVKCVQYDEHVISPKEFVHLAGKSTLKDWKRAIRMNGIMLRKIMDSGELDFYQHDKVCSNTCRSTKIDLSGARVSLSSPTPAEYIPLTPATADVNGSPATITIETCEDPGDWTTAIGDDTFAFWRGLKDAGLLDEVIQGCHQGLADTMAGLQRRAQDPPLQLRDAVLLNNIVQNFGMLDLVKKVLASHKCQMDRSREQYARDLAGPLPCPALTLSLPAALEQQCDEHRRRAKELKHKSQHLSNVLMTLTPVSLPPPTKRPRLARATSGPAAIASQVLTQSAQITLGPGVPQLTGVPLGKVVSALPSPVLGKGSPQAAPTNSPASPLLGGYTVLASPGTAFPSTVEIHPDTPSLAVLSTAAVQDGSAVVKVVSPLQLLTLPSLGPALQNVAQVAPGGSTILTVPTGAVESTMAASGPEDHTATIEVATVAEGHEHK, encoded by the exons ggGCGACCTGACAGAAGATAACATGGAGACGGAGAATGCGGCGGCAGCCGCCGCAGCTGCATTTACAGCAACCTCGCAGCTCAAGGAGGCCGTGTTAG TGAAGATGGCGGAAGAGGAGGAGAACATGGAGGCTGAAATCGTGTACCCCATTACCTGCGGGGACAGCAGGGCCAACTTGATCTGGAGGAAGTTCGTGTGCCCTGGCATCAATGTGAAGTGTGTTCAG TATGATGAGCATGTGATCAGCCCGAAGGAGTTCGTGCACCTGGCTGGCAAGTCTACCCTGAAGGACTGGAAGAGGGCCATCCGCATGAACGGCATCATGCTCAG GAAGATCATGGACTCCGGAGAGCTGGACTTCTACCAGCATGACAAGGTTTGCTCCAACACCTGCCGCAGCACCAAGATCGACCTCTCTGGAGCCCGTGTGTCCCTGAGCAGCCCCACGCCGGCCGAGTACATCCCACTCACGCCCGCCACAGCCGACG TGAATGGGTCGCCTGCTACCATCACCATAGAAACCTGCGAGGACCCTGGAGACTGGACCACGGCTATCGGAG ATGACACGTTTGCCTTCTGGAGAGGCCTCAAGGATGCCGGCCTGCTGGACGAGGTCATACAGGGGTGCCACCAGGGGCTGGCGGACACCATGGCAGGCCTGCAGCGGCGGGCCCAGGACCCCCCACTGCAGCTCCGAG ACGCCGTGCTCCTCAATAACATCGTGCAGAATTTTGGCATGCTGGATCTGGTGAAGAAGGTGCTGGCCAGCCACAAGTGCCAGATGGACCGCTCCCGTGAGCAATATGCCCGTGACCTGGCAG gtcccctgccctgccctgcgcTGACGCTGtccctgcctgcagccctggagcAGCAGTGCGACGAGCATCGCCGGCGGGCCAAGGAGCTGAAGCACAAGTCCCAGCACCTCAGCAATGTGCTCATGACGCTGACCCCCGTTTCCCTGCCGCCCCCCACCAAGCGGCCCCGGCTCGCCAGGGCCACCTCCGGGCCAGCCGCCATCGCCTCACAGGTGCTCACGCAGTCTGCCCAGATCACCCTCGGCCCTGGCGTGCCCCAGCTGACCGGCGTGCCCCTCGGCAAAGTGGTGTCTGCGCTGCCCTCCCCCGTGCTGGGCAAGGGCTCGCCCCAGGCTGCGCCCACCAACTCCCCAGCCTCGCCACTGCTCGGGGGCTACACAGTGCTGGCCTCGCCGGGCACTGCTTTCCCTAGCACGGTGGAGATCCACCCGGACACACCCAGCCTCGCAGTCCTTAGCACAGCTGCTGTGCAGGATGGCAGTGCCGTGGTCAAGGTGGTGAGCCCACTGCAGCTGCTCACActgcccagcctgggccctgccctgcaGAATGTGGCCCAGGTGGCACCTGGGGGCAGCACCATTCTCACAGTGCCCACGGGGGCTGTTGAGAGCACCATGGCAGCCTCAGGGCCCGAGGACCACACAGCCACCATTGAGGTGGCCACAGTGGCGGAAGGCCATGAGCACAAGTAG
- the GMEB2 gene encoding glucocorticoid modulatory element-binding protein 2 isoform X5 codes for MGQSRSRYDEHVISPKEFVHLAGKSTLKDWKRAIRMNGIMLRKIMDSGELDFYQHDKVCSNTCRSTKIDLSGARVSLSSPTPAEYIPLTPATADVNGSPATITIETCEDPGDWTTAIGDDTFAFWRGLKDAGLLDEVIQGCHQGLADTMAGLQRRAQDPPLQLRDAVLLNNIVQNFGMLDLVKKVLASHKCQMDRSREQYARDLAGPLPCPALTLSLPAALEQQCDEHRRRAKELKHKSQHLSNVLMTLTPVSLPPPTKRPRLARATSGPAAIASQVLTQSAQITLGPGVPQLTGVPLGKVVSALPSPVLGKGSPQAAPTNSPASPLLGGYTVLASPGTAFPSTVEIHPDTPSLAVLSTAAVQDGSAVVKVVSPLQLLTLPSLGPALQNVAQVAPGGSTILTVPTGAVESTMAASGPEDHTATIEVATVAEGHEHK; via the exons ATGGGTCAGAGTCGTAGCCGG TATGATGAGCATGTGATCAGCCCGAAGGAGTTCGTGCACCTGGCTGGCAAGTCTACCCTGAAGGACTGGAAGAGGGCCATCCGCATGAACGGCATCATGCTCAG GAAGATCATGGACTCCGGAGAGCTGGACTTCTACCAGCATGACAAGGTTTGCTCCAACACCTGCCGCAGCACCAAGATCGACCTCTCTGGAGCCCGTGTGTCCCTGAGCAGCCCCACGCCGGCCGAGTACATCCCACTCACGCCCGCCACAGCCGACG TGAATGGGTCGCCTGCTACCATCACCATAGAAACCTGCGAGGACCCTGGAGACTGGACCACGGCTATCGGAG ATGACACGTTTGCCTTCTGGAGAGGCCTCAAGGATGCCGGCCTGCTGGACGAGGTCATACAGGGGTGCCACCAGGGGCTGGCGGACACCATGGCAGGCCTGCAGCGGCGGGCCCAGGACCCCCCACTGCAGCTCCGAG ACGCCGTGCTCCTCAATAACATCGTGCAGAATTTTGGCATGCTGGATCTGGTGAAGAAGGTGCTGGCCAGCCACAAGTGCCAGATGGACCGCTCCCGTGAGCAATATGCCCGTGACCTGGCAG gtcccctgccctgccctgcgcTGACGCTGtccctgcctgcagccctggagcAGCAGTGCGACGAGCATCGCCGGCGGGCCAAGGAGCTGAAGCACAAGTCCCAGCACCTCAGCAATGTGCTCATGACGCTGACCCCCGTTTCCCTGCCGCCCCCCACCAAGCGGCCCCGGCTCGCCAGGGCCACCTCCGGGCCAGCCGCCATCGCCTCACAGGTGCTCACGCAGTCTGCCCAGATCACCCTCGGCCCTGGCGTGCCCCAGCTGACCGGCGTGCCCCTCGGCAAAGTGGTGTCTGCGCTGCCCTCCCCCGTGCTGGGCAAGGGCTCGCCCCAGGCTGCGCCCACCAACTCCCCAGCCTCGCCACTGCTCGGGGGCTACACAGTGCTGGCCTCGCCGGGCACTGCTTTCCCTAGCACGGTGGAGATCCACCCGGACACACCCAGCCTCGCAGTCCTTAGCACAGCTGCTGTGCAGGATGGCAGTGCCGTGGTCAAGGTGGTGAGCCCACTGCAGCTGCTCACActgcccagcctgggccctgccctgcaGAATGTGGCCCAGGTGGCACCTGGGGGCAGCACCATTCTCACAGTGCCCACGGGGGCTGTTGAGAGCACCATGGCAGCCTCAGGGCCCGAGGACCACACAGCCACCATTGAGGTGGCCACAGTGGCGGAAGGCCATGAGCACAAGTAG
- the GMEB2 gene encoding glucocorticoid modulatory element-binding protein 2 isoform X4: protein MDADFLTLSCYDEHVISPKEFVHLAGKSTLKDWKRAIRMNGIMLRKIMDSGELDFYQHDKVCSNTCRSTKIDLSGARVSLSSPTPAEYIPLTPATADVNGSPATITIETCEDPGDWTTAIGDDTFAFWRGLKDAGLLDEVIQGCHQGLADTMAGLQRRAQDPPLQLRDAVLLNNIVQNFGMLDLVKKVLASHKCQMDRSREQYARDLAGPLPCPALTLSLPAALEQQCDEHRRRAKELKHKSQHLSNVLMTLTPVSLPPPTKRPRLARATSGPAAIASQVLTQSAQITLGPGVPQLTGVPLGKVVSALPSPVLGKGSPQAAPTNSPASPLLGGYTVLASPGTAFPSTVEIHPDTPSLAVLSTAAVQDGSAVVKVVSPLQLLTLPSLGPALQNVAQVAPGGSTILTVPTGAVESTMAASGPEDHTATIEVATVAEGHEHK from the exons ATGGATGCTGATTTCCTGACCTTGAGCTGT TATGATGAGCATGTGATCAGCCCGAAGGAGTTCGTGCACCTGGCTGGCAAGTCTACCCTGAAGGACTGGAAGAGGGCCATCCGCATGAACGGCATCATGCTCAG GAAGATCATGGACTCCGGAGAGCTGGACTTCTACCAGCATGACAAGGTTTGCTCCAACACCTGCCGCAGCACCAAGATCGACCTCTCTGGAGCCCGTGTGTCCCTGAGCAGCCCCACGCCGGCCGAGTACATCCCACTCACGCCCGCCACAGCCGACG TGAATGGGTCGCCTGCTACCATCACCATAGAAACCTGCGAGGACCCTGGAGACTGGACCACGGCTATCGGAG ATGACACGTTTGCCTTCTGGAGAGGCCTCAAGGATGCCGGCCTGCTGGACGAGGTCATACAGGGGTGCCACCAGGGGCTGGCGGACACCATGGCAGGCCTGCAGCGGCGGGCCCAGGACCCCCCACTGCAGCTCCGAG ACGCCGTGCTCCTCAATAACATCGTGCAGAATTTTGGCATGCTGGATCTGGTGAAGAAGGTGCTGGCCAGCCACAAGTGCCAGATGGACCGCTCCCGTGAGCAATATGCCCGTGACCTGGCAG gtcccctgccctgccctgcgcTGACGCTGtccctgcctgcagccctggagcAGCAGTGCGACGAGCATCGCCGGCGGGCCAAGGAGCTGAAGCACAAGTCCCAGCACCTCAGCAATGTGCTCATGACGCTGACCCCCGTTTCCCTGCCGCCCCCCACCAAGCGGCCCCGGCTCGCCAGGGCCACCTCCGGGCCAGCCGCCATCGCCTCACAGGTGCTCACGCAGTCTGCCCAGATCACCCTCGGCCCTGGCGTGCCCCAGCTGACCGGCGTGCCCCTCGGCAAAGTGGTGTCTGCGCTGCCCTCCCCCGTGCTGGGCAAGGGCTCGCCCCAGGCTGCGCCCACCAACTCCCCAGCCTCGCCACTGCTCGGGGGCTACACAGTGCTGGCCTCGCCGGGCACTGCTTTCCCTAGCACGGTGGAGATCCACCCGGACACACCCAGCCTCGCAGTCCTTAGCACAGCTGCTGTGCAGGATGGCAGTGCCGTGGTCAAGGTGGTGAGCCCACTGCAGCTGCTCACActgcccagcctgggccctgccctgcaGAATGTGGCCCAGGTGGCACCTGGGGGCAGCACCATTCTCACAGTGCCCACGGGGGCTGTTGAGAGCACCATGGCAGCCTCAGGGCCCGAGGACCACACAGCCACCATTGAGGTGGCCACAGTGGCGGAAGGCCATGAGCACAAGTAG
- the GMEB2 gene encoding glucocorticoid modulatory element-binding protein 2 isoform X2 yields MATPEVSVHMEEVVVVTTPDTAVDGSGVEEVKTVLVTTDLAHGGDLTEDNMETENAAAAAAAAFTATSQLKEAVLVKMAEEEENMEAEIVYPITCGDSRANLIWRKFVCPGINVKCVQYDEHVISPKEFVHLAGKSTLKDWKRAIRMNGIMLRKIMDSGELDFYQHDKVCSNTCRSTKIDLSGARVSLSSPTPAEYIPLTPATADVNGSPATITIETCEDPGDWTTAIGDDTFAFWRGLKDAGLLDEVIQGCHQGLADTMAGLQRRAQDPPLQLRDAVLLNNIVQNFGMLDLVKKVLASHKCQMDRSREQYARDLAALEQQCDEHRRRAKELKHKSQHLSNVLMTLTPVSLPPPTKRPRLARATSGPAAIASQVLTQSAQITLGPGVPQLTGVPLGKVVSALPSPVLGKGSPQAAPTNSPASPLLGGYTVLASPGTAFPSTVEIHPDTPSLAVLSTAAVQDGSAVVKVVSPLQLLTLPSLGPALQNVAQVAPGGSTILTVPTGAVESTMAASGPEDHTATIEVATVAEGHEHK; encoded by the exons ggGCGACCTGACAGAAGATAACATGGAGACGGAGAATGCGGCGGCAGCCGCCGCAGCTGCATTTACAGCAACCTCGCAGCTCAAGGAGGCCGTGTTAG TGAAGATGGCGGAAGAGGAGGAGAACATGGAGGCTGAAATCGTGTACCCCATTACCTGCGGGGACAGCAGGGCCAACTTGATCTGGAGGAAGTTCGTGTGCCCTGGCATCAATGTGAAGTGTGTTCAG TATGATGAGCATGTGATCAGCCCGAAGGAGTTCGTGCACCTGGCTGGCAAGTCTACCCTGAAGGACTGGAAGAGGGCCATCCGCATGAACGGCATCATGCTCAG GAAGATCATGGACTCCGGAGAGCTGGACTTCTACCAGCATGACAAGGTTTGCTCCAACACCTGCCGCAGCACCAAGATCGACCTCTCTGGAGCCCGTGTGTCCCTGAGCAGCCCCACGCCGGCCGAGTACATCCCACTCACGCCCGCCACAGCCGACG TGAATGGGTCGCCTGCTACCATCACCATAGAAACCTGCGAGGACCCTGGAGACTGGACCACGGCTATCGGAG ATGACACGTTTGCCTTCTGGAGAGGCCTCAAGGATGCCGGCCTGCTGGACGAGGTCATACAGGGGTGCCACCAGGGGCTGGCGGACACCATGGCAGGCCTGCAGCGGCGGGCCCAGGACCCCCCACTGCAGCTCCGAG ACGCCGTGCTCCTCAATAACATCGTGCAGAATTTTGGCATGCTGGATCTGGTGAAGAAGGTGCTGGCCAGCCACAAGTGCCAGATGGACCGCTCCCGTGAGCAATATGCCCGTGACCTGGCAG ccctggagcAGCAGTGCGACGAGCATCGCCGGCGGGCCAAGGAGCTGAAGCACAAGTCCCAGCACCTCAGCAATGTGCTCATGACGCTGACCCCCGTTTCCCTGCCGCCCCCCACCAAGCGGCCCCGGCTCGCCAGGGCCACCTCCGGGCCAGCCGCCATCGCCTCACAGGTGCTCACGCAGTCTGCCCAGATCACCCTCGGCCCTGGCGTGCCCCAGCTGACCGGCGTGCCCCTCGGCAAAGTGGTGTCTGCGCTGCCCTCCCCCGTGCTGGGCAAGGGCTCGCCCCAGGCTGCGCCCACCAACTCCCCAGCCTCGCCACTGCTCGGGGGCTACACAGTGCTGGCCTCGCCGGGCACTGCTTTCCCTAGCACGGTGGAGATCCACCCGGACACACCCAGCCTCGCAGTCCTTAGCACAGCTGCTGTGCAGGATGGCAGTGCCGTGGTCAAGGTGGTGAGCCCACTGCAGCTGCTCACActgcccagcctgggccctgccctgcaGAATGTGGCCCAGGTGGCACCTGGGGGCAGCACCATTCTCACAGTGCCCACGGGGGCTGTTGAGAGCACCATGGCAGCCTCAGGGCCCGAGGACCACACAGCCACCATTGAGGTGGCCACAGTGGCGGAAGGCCATGAGCACAAGTAG